From a region of the Candidatus Pelagibacter sp. FZCC0015 genome:
- the rdgB gene encoding RdgB/HAM1 family non-canonical purine NTP pyrophosphatase, with the protein MSKQKIYKLLIGTNNRGKLKEIKSLLPKKIKIHSTSEFNLKSPVENGKTFKENSLIKSKYFSKKTGLICLADDSGLEIDFLGKSPGIYSARWGGRHGDFNKAIRRVYRELNKKDKNWKKKKIKARFICALSISNLNKKIACVLGKVEGYISNEPKGKNGFGYDPIFIPLKKRKTFGEMEPSQKYKMDHRYQAFKKIRKFL; encoded by the coding sequence ATGTCTAAACAAAAAATATATAAATTACTCATTGGGACTAATAACAGGGGCAAACTAAAAGAAATCAAGAGTTTATTGCCAAAAAAGATCAAAATACACTCTACATCTGAATTTAATTTAAAAAGTCCAGTTGAAAATGGCAAAACATTTAAAGAAAACTCATTAATTAAATCTAAATATTTTTCAAAAAAAACTGGATTAATATGCTTGGCAGATGACTCAGGTTTAGAAATAGATTTCTTGGGTAAAAGTCCTGGAATTTATTCTGCGAGGTGGGGAGGAAGGCATGGTGATTTTAATAAGGCTATAAGAAGAGTCTATAGAGAGCTAAACAAAAAAGATAAAAATTGGAAAAAAAAAAAAATTAAAGCTAGATTTATCTGTGCACTTTCTATTTCAAATTTAAATAAAAAAATTGCTTGTGTTTTAGGAAAAGTAGAAGGTTATATTTCAAATGAACCAAAAGGAAAAAATGGATTTGGTTATGATCCAATTTTTATTCCTTTAAAAAAAAGAAAAACCTTTGGAGAAATGGAGCCATCTCAAAAATATAAGATGGATCACAGATACCAGGCTTTTAAAAAAATTAGAAAATTTTTATAA
- the dnaK gene encoding molecular chaperone DnaK: MSKIIGIDLGTTNSCVAIMEGTQAKVLENAEGARTTPSVVAFTDENEKLIGQPAKRQAVTNPENTIFAVKRLIGRNFDDPTVKKDVEAAPFKIVNSEKGDAWIEAKGEKYSPSQISAFILQKMKETAEKYLGQAVTKAVITVPAYFNDAQRQATKDAGKIAGLEVLRIINEPTAASLAYGLDKKQNKKIAVYDLGGGTFDVSILELGDGVFEVKSTNGDTFLGGEDFDNAVVDYLISEFKKDNGIDLKSDKLALQRLKEAAEKAKIELSSAEQTDINLPFITADKTGPKHINLKMTRAKLEALVEELIARTMPPCKTALKDAGITASEIDEVVMVGGMTRMPKVLEEVKNFFGKDPNKSVNPDEVVAMGAAIQAGVLQGDVKDVLLLDVTPLSLGIETLGGVSTKLIDKNTTIPTKKSQVFSTAEDNQPAVSIRVLQGEREMAADNKALGNFELVGIAPAPRGVPQIEVTFDIDANGIVNVSAKDKGTGKEQKIQIQASGGLSDEEIEKMVKDAEANKEADKKKRESVDVRNQADTLIHSTEKNLKEHGAKISDAEKKVIEDASSAVKEALKGEDIEDIKKKTEALVQASMKLGEAIYKSQQSAKPESGKDDGGDDAGKKDENVVDADFEEVKDENKEKSA; the protein is encoded by the coding sequence ATGAGTAAAATTATTGGAATAGACTTAGGAACAACAAACTCATGTGTTGCCATTATGGAGGGAACACAAGCTAAGGTTTTAGAAAATGCTGAGGGAGCAAGAACTACTCCATCAGTTGTGGCATTTACAGATGAAAACGAAAAATTAATTGGACAGCCAGCAAAAAGGCAAGCTGTAACAAATCCAGAAAACACTATCTTTGCAGTTAAAAGATTAATTGGAAGAAATTTTGATGACCCAACGGTAAAAAAAGATGTAGAAGCTGCTCCATTTAAAATAGTTAATTCCGAAAAAGGTGACGCTTGGATTGAAGCTAAAGGTGAAAAATATTCACCTTCTCAAATATCTGCATTCATTTTACAAAAAATGAAAGAGACAGCAGAAAAATATTTAGGTCAAGCTGTAACAAAAGCTGTTATTACAGTACCAGCATACTTTAACGATGCTCAAAGACAAGCAACTAAAGATGCAGGGAAAATTGCTGGGTTAGAAGTTTTAAGAATTATCAATGAACCAACAGCTGCATCTCTAGCTTATGGTTTAGATAAAAAACAAAATAAAAAAATTGCTGTATATGATTTAGGTGGAGGAACATTTGATGTTTCTATTTTAGAGTTGGGTGATGGTGTATTTGAAGTTAAATCAACTAATGGTGATACTTTTTTAGGCGGTGAAGATTTTGATAATGCTGTTGTTGATTACTTAATTTCTGAATTTAAGAAAGATAATGGAATTGATCTTAAGTCTGACAAACTTGCTCTACAAAGATTAAAAGAAGCAGCTGAAAAAGCAAAAATAGAATTATCTTCTGCTGAACAAACAGATATAAATTTACCTTTTATTACAGCAGATAAAACAGGTCCAAAACATATTAATTTAAAAATGACTAGAGCAAAACTTGAAGCTTTAGTTGAAGAATTAATTGCTAGAACAATGCCTCCATGTAAAACTGCATTAAAAGATGCGGGAATTACTGCAAGTGAAATTGATGAAGTAGTTATGGTAGGTGGTATGACTAGAATGCCAAAAGTATTAGAGGAAGTTAAAAACTTTTTCGGAAAAGATCCTAACAAGAGTGTTAATCCTGATGAAGTAGTTGCAATGGGTGCTGCTATTCAAGCGGGTGTATTACAAGGTGATGTTAAAGATGTACTTCTATTAGATGTTACTCCATTATCACTAGGTATTGAAACGCTTGGTGGAGTTTCAACAAAATTAATTGATAAAAATACAACAATTCCAACAAAAAAAAGTCAGGTATTTTCAACTGCAGAAGACAATCAGCCAGCTGTATCTATTAGGGTTCTCCAAGGTGAAAGAGAAATGGCAGCTGACAACAAAGCCTTAGGTAATTTTGAATTAGTAGGTATTGCGCCAGCTCCAAGAGGTGTTCCTCAAATTGAAGTTACTTTTGATATTGATGCTAATGGTATCGTAAATGTTTCAGCAAAAGATAAGGGAACCGGTAAAGAACAAAAAATTCAAATCCAAGCTTCAGGCGGACTAAGTGATGAAGAAATTGAAAAAATGGTAAAAGATGCAGAGGCTAATAAAGAAGCTGATAAAAAGAAAAGAGAATCTGTTGACGTTAGAAACCAAGCAGATACTCTAATTCACTCTACTGAAAAAAATTTAAAAGAACATGGAGCAAAAATTTCTGATGCAGAGAAAAAAGTAATTGAAGATGCATCATCTGCAGTGAAAGAAGCTTTAAAAGGTGAAGACATTGAAGATATTAAGAAGAAAACTGAAGCTTTAGTTCAGGCTTCAATGAAACTTGGAGAAGCAATCTATAAATCACAACAAAGTGCAAAACCTGAATCTGGAAAAGATGATGGTGGAGATGATGCAGGTAAAAAAGACGAGAATGTTGTTGATGCTGATTTCGAAGAAGTAAAAGACGAGAACAAAGAAAAAAGCGCTTAA
- a CDS encoding nucleotide exchange factor GrpE produces the protein MEKEENQNSTSADQKKNTMKEKENEKPEENLIKENKQETDQEPKEEIKEPTPEEKIAELEDKVARTFAEMENQRRRFEKEKEDAFEYGGYSFAKEALNLIDNLDRSKHVLESDDKLKETEALKKTLEHLDIIKKDLISIFEKNNIKPIDSLNKKLDPNFHQAMMEIEDDTKEPGTIIQEIQKGFTIKDRLLRPSLVGVSKKVTLKEEKTEENQENSENK, from the coding sequence ATGGAAAAAGAGGAAAACCAAAATAGCACTTCTGCGGATCAAAAAAAGAATACAATGAAAGAAAAAGAAAATGAGAAACCTGAAGAAAATTTAATCAAAGAAAATAAGCAAGAAACAGACCAAGAACCTAAAGAAGAAATCAAAGAACCAACTCCAGAAGAAAAAATTGCTGAACTTGAAGATAAAGTGGCAAGAACTTTTGCTGAAATGGAAAATCAAAGAAGAAGGTTTGAAAAAGAAAAAGAGGATGCTTTTGAGTATGGTGGCTATAGTTTTGCTAAAGAAGCATTAAATTTGATTGATAACTTGGATCGATCAAAACATGTTCTTGAAAGTGACGATAAGTTAAAAGAAACTGAAGCATTAAAGAAAACATTAGAACATTTAGACATTATTAAAAAAGATCTAATCTCAATATTTGAAAAAAATAATATTAAACCAATAGATAGCCTTAATAAAAAACTAGATCCAAACTTTCATCAAGCAATGATGGAGATAGAGGATGATACAAAAGAACCTGGAACAATAATCCAAGAAATTCAAAAGGGTTTTACAATAAAAGATAGATTACTTAGACCTTCTTTAGTGGGAGTGTCAAAAAAAGTTACATTAAAAGAAGAAAAAACTGAGGAAAATCAGGAAAATTCAGAAAATAAATAA